Genomic window (Henningerozyma blattae CBS 6284 chromosome 10, complete genome):
aaacaaataaaaagacACTAGAAAATAATGTAAAACCTCTCATGTGTGTTTGTGTTTGTGTTTGTGTTGGTGTAGTTGTGCTTTGTGCTAATGCGTTTGAATGTTTGTGACTATtaattgtttgtttgtttttcgTTTTTCCTTTCCTTCACTCAGGAATTTGTGGCGCGAGTTGTGAAAATATGTGTCAAGTTTGTGTCAAAGGGAGTTTGCGGAGTGGCCTTGGACTTCTGTCCACACGACTTATATACGGCGCACTCCGGCCCCCTTGGTGTCCGGAGTACCTGGTTAAGTCCGGCACAAAAAGGGGTATGGTGTCCGGACGGACACGcgttctttattttttaaagggtacaaatagaaaaaagaaaaaaaacaaaaacaaaaacaaaaaagtAACGCAGAGTATAAAGGTCACATGATGGGATTAGCAAAATGGTAGCGCCACTCACACACCGTTGCGAATGTTCTCAAGCAAGTCACGCGACTTCTTCTCATGGATGGCAGACAATTGTTGTTTCCAATATATGTTTTCATCGTTAAGAACATTAATTTGGTCATTGAGTCTAGCTATGAGTCGTTTCAGATCATCTAGTTTACGGAAATTATCTTGTAATTTCTTCTTACGTTTTATACGGAACCTTGCAGATGCTTCCAAGTTCTTTTGACGTTTCTCCCGGAGTTTTTGAGCCGCTACATTAGATTGTTGCTGTGGTTCATCATCTACCGATGAGGCAGGAGAGACGTCACGTGGCACATAGCCCAGCGGGCTCACGTGATTATGGCTACCATTTTGGCCTTGATTTAGTTTGTCGACCTGACTTTGGGGCGTCACGTGAGCGGCTCTTGTTTGGTAATGGTGAGATTCGCCCCCATAGGAAAAGAATCTAGGATCTAGTTCGAAACTCGAAAGGGCCAACGATGAAGAAAACTCTGCAAATTCTAGGGCAAAAACAGATTCTAGGTCTGCCGAGACAGAGCCCACAGGGTTGACGCTATTAATGCTGCCTATAGGGTTAGCACCTATAGGGTTGGTATCGATAGGGTTCGCAGGGTTGGAGGGCACGGGAGGATAGGACATGTGACTTGTGGCGGGCGCGCCTGTACGGATCTGTGCCAGCCCTGCTCACGGGTccttatataaaaatgcCGTGTCGGTGGCAGCTTTTGGTTCGCAGTGGCGTTTCCACACACGTGATCTGACGCGCCACCAccatatattatatatatgcaaAGCATACTGGATATGTTTCGTATAATGTCTGTGTGTTTTACACAGTATATGCGCAGTCACATCTCCGGCCACGCCGGTTTCGGCCAGGTCAAGAGAAAAGTCCGTATCGGGAATATAAGTTGTGGCAACAATTGGCGAAATTCCAtagatatttaattttttattcctTTGTTGAATGAGTCATTAGAGCATGTGCCTGTAGAAGTAGGGGAACGGCTGTTATAACGTATAATATGATACGAAATGAATTGATATCGAATGATATGATATATGATATATGATATGATAAGTTATGATATGATACAATGCGATACGGTAATCAGTAATTAAACTATTTagagaatatatatatatatgtattaaATTGATGAACGGAATTTTCCAAATGCAAAAGTATGATCGCTGCATACGGAATTACATGAGTCAGTACATCATGTTTATGGCTCGCGAGAGTTTCGAACCTGCGACTTCCAGGAGCAGATCCGGGTAACAttcgatttttttttttgtcttttatgaaatttttcataattttttctttttaagaGTAATTCATGActatctaatattttttaatattaaaaactattaaaaaCACAGGAGGTCTAACCCTTGCCATCCCCCCCTAccaaaaaacaaaacaaaaagcaCGCAGATATATCCAACCCAGTATGTTGAGATCTAGATCACTGATACAGCGTAACGCGTTACACCCTTCTAAGCTGCTCATATCTTCATTCCATTCATACCCCGTGGTATTACAATCTAACGATTCCAATAAAACACCTATCCAAATCTTTAGAGAAACGTTTAAACAAGAATGGGAAAAATCTGCCACTTTACAGGACcaaataaaaacattaaCTGATGCCTCAGATAGAATAAATCAATCGGATGCTTTCAAAAAAGCAAAGGACGCCTATAAGAATGTTTCTAATCAAACCACCATTCTTTCCAAGACAATCTCAAAGACTGGGACCAAGCTCAACGATGCTGCTCTTAAAGCATGGGATTCAGATTTGGCTCAAAAGACTAAACTCGCGGCCAAGAAGTTGGATGATTCTTTCGAACCAGTGAGAAATACAAAGATTTATAAAGATGTCTCGGAAGTCATTgatgataaagataatagTTATAAATACGGTGGGTTCATTTCTAAAGAGGAGCGTAGATCGAAAAGAATCTCTGATTTACAAACTGGGAAAAGGATGAAACCTATCAAATCTAATGATGAGGCAGGTACTGCTTTAATTGCAACAGATTTAAAATCTAAAGAATccattaatgaaaaattgaatgattttaaagaaaagacAGTGGTGGGTCAAACAATGACCAGTATAAAGACTAAAGTTTgggatgaaaatgataatccTTTGATTGTAGGGATGAGAAAAGTCACTGGTGTGTTTAACAGATTTTTTGCTGAGACTGAATCTTCCCGTGTCTTGACAcaatttaaattgattgatccaaattttaataatgaatcgTTTTTGAGAAGTTTGAgagaatatattattccAGAAGTTTTGGAAGCCTATATCAAAGgtgatgaaaaaattctCAAGAATTGGTTTTCGGAAGCTCCTTATAATGTTTATTCTGCTCAACAAAAGGAATTGAGAAAACAAAAGATCTTCTCAGATGGGAGAGTCTTGGATATTAGAGGTGTGGATATTGTCACGGCAAAGATGTTGCCACCACAAGATATCCCTGTCATTGTGGTAAGTTGTAGAGCtcaagaaattaatatttataaaaaattcaatgtagaaaaacaaacaaatgATATAGTTGCAGGTCATGATTCAAACATTCTAATGAGCACATACGCAATGGTCTTCACAAGAGATCCAGAACAATtggataatgatgaaacaGAAGGTTGGAAAATATTGGAATTTGTCCGTGGAGGTTCAAGAAAATTCACTTAAAACTactaaaagaaaatataaaacttAATTTGattcgttttttttttactttgtttcatttaatttttttccattttcgCATATTAGTATGCAAAAGTAATGCATTTCCTGTACATATCCATtatacattatttaatatctaTACTATATATCGTCACATAAACGATGTTGTAATATACACATTCCAAAAATATCagcaatatttttctttcgtctttttttttatttattttttatctgCATCTTCCCCAATTTAATCACGTACTCTTCTTTGTCCACCAAAGAGTTCAACAAAATTACGCCCTATATTCTTGCCatttcttaataattttaatagcCATGgtttaattaaaatgaatGCTCCACACATAAACATACCTTGAACAAATGGCATAAATATCACATCTCGGCAAATCACTTTCCCTAAACATAATAGTTTTCTAACTCTTTCATCTTTGATTatactattactattaacattattcttattcaattctttatcCAATTTCCTTCTAAATGTGCTTTCAAATCGAGTATCTGGTATTGGAATCACTAATTTAGGCTTAGCCACGCTCATTtttataacaaaaaaaacaatgtTGTGTTTATTGATGCTTTGTGTGTATTCTTATTTAATCATTTCTAAGAGATCCAGTACTTTCTGTTATAAGTTCTATGACAGCATGTACTATTAGATACATGTCACATGACCTCGCGGCATTTccataatttttcataatttttaaaaattataatttgataataaatatttttgaaaaaattcttaaaaaaaaaaaaaaaaaaaaaataattgcatacagaataaataaataataaaaactaGCAATCCAGTTAGTTAAATAATTGACCGTTTATTTAAGCCaaggaaaataaaagtcGATTAGAATTAGCCCCGACAAAAAGAAATGAGTGAAGAAGGTCcacaaattaaaattagagAAGCTACAAAAGATAATGTGGATTTCATCTTATCAAATATAGATATGGCTTTAGCCAATTCATTGCGTCGTGTTATGATTGCAGAAATCCCAACATTGGCTATTGATTCCGTTGAAGTAGAAATGAACACTACTGTTCTTGCAGATGAATTCATCTCTCATAGATTAGGGTTAATTCCTTTACAAAGTGCAGATATCGATCAATTAGAATATTGTCGTGATTGTTTTTGTGAGGACCATTGTGATAAATGTTCTGTGGTTTTAACTTTACAAGCTGTTGGTGAAAGTGAAAGTACTACAAACGTTTATGCAAAAGATTTGGTTATCGTTTCTAATTTATTGGGTAGAAATATTGGTCATCCGATTATTCAAGATAAAGAAGGTAATGGTGTTTTGATTTGTAAATTAAGAAAAGGtcaagaattgaaaatgacATGTGTAGCAAAAAAAGGGATTGCCAAAGAACATGCCAAGTGGGGGGCTACTGCCGCTATTGAATACGAATATGATCCTtggaataaattaaaacataCAGATTATTGGTATGAAAATGATCCTTTAAAAGAATGGCCTCATTCTAAAAATTGTCAATATGAAGATCCACCAACTGAAggtgaattatttgattataaAGCAAAGGCAAATACATTTTATATGAATGTGGAAGCCGTAGGATCTATAACAACAGATCAAGTGATTATTCGAGGCATTGATACTttacaaaagaaaacaGCAGGTATACTGTTAGCTTTATCACAAATGGAACAAGAAAAAGTCAATTTTGGTACAGGTACtcaagataataatgatttacaTCAACAAGATGATCATATGGGTATGAGTAATGGGAATGATGCATCTTATGGTAATTATATGGGCTCTAATAATGACGGTATGATGAATGGCGGTGGGAATAATATTCAAGGAGgttatcaaaataatatgggGCCTAATGGTTACAGTGATTCTTGGTAATTTCAGAAGTGTAattgtatcattattttttcaaagaaattaaaCATTATATGCTCGGCATACTtgatacatatatataaatctaAATGTGTGTATTATGAATAGatgaattttaaaaatagaaaaaaaaacgtGTAAAATAATTGCAAATAGTAAAACAAATCAATTGTAAAACGGaggaataaaaaatttaatggaTTGTTACTATTCAATTACGaataaaagtataaaaattaataatttaaaaatttcaatctATGCTTCATCTCTTCATGATCTTTATTCCATTGGCaacattctttaaaataattaaattaccACCAAATATATCCAAGGAATTTCCTATGCTCAAATCTATTCTGCCTTGACTTAATCTTTCCACTAATGCTAAATCAGTAATATCATGAGCTCCACCACCATatacaattttaaattgattCATTGGTAAATTTCTTGTCCatttatataaatgataaaccaaattttcatcaattcCTTTACACATTCCTTCAATATCGGCAGcatgaattaaaaattcatttgcATATATACTGatttcattgaaaaattcttcacTTAATTCGATATCTGTTAAAGTTTGCCATTTATCCTTTGTAACAATCCATGAACCATCAGCAATCTTTCTACAACTTAAATCTACGACGATCTTATCCCTACCAACAAGGTTAGAAATCTTTTCTAAccttttaaaagaaaattcatcatcatcattgaATAGCCAagtatttataataattttatttgccCATTTTAGCCAATATTCACAATTGAATTCATTTATATCTCCTCctatttggaaaaaattagGAACTGTCTTTAAAACCAATTGAGCCAGCgcatcattattatcccctaatttaataatatgagAGCCtatacaattatatttagcaaataatttaacatAATATATTGctgaattaatatttgtaattaatttttcattattcatTGAGTTGCCATCTTTAATATCGTCCACTTGACCGTTATGTAAGTGTATGCATGCTATGTATCTTGTCATTTGTAATTATTGTCtacataatattttgagtcggattttaaataaaaaaaaagttctttaatatataagaataagctaataattgtatatatttgagtgaatatatatatatgtgatTAATGCAATTATGTAAGCTGGAGATCTGACAAGGgacaattaaatattaaaataagaaaCTTTGATTTTACAGAAAAAGTAATTTAAGGCTTAAAATGGGTTACGGAGTATTCAGGAGATATAGACTCAAGACTAGtcataataaaaaaaggaattaaaaaaaaagaaggaaTTTTCTGGGGTGCataaaaatggaaaaattcGTTATCCATTTTCTGAGTTATTTCCGAGGCAAACGCTAATAAAAAGGAggattttaatttctttttcaaaatgatTTTCAAAACGGAATTTTGGAAACGGAAATTTGAAAACGGAaattaagaatttaaaatttgaaaaaaaatttcaaagcATCGATCCGATGCCATGAAATGAAGTTATAAATTTCGATATacataaataaataagtgCAATTATCGTTTTTATCACATATCTACGTGTGGAAAAACGAACAAAAGAGAAACCATCACAGCATGTCGGAAGAAGATGAGTATCTGAAACAACAACGATTGGCTTTTGAGGCCCAATTTGGTTCTTTAGAAGATATGGGGTTTGATGATAAAACTAAGACTGTTCAAAAAAGTGATGACGAAAGTGCCAGTTCAGATGAGAGTGCAAGTGAAAATGGGAATGGAAGTGAAAATGAAGAGGATGGCAGTTATGTAAGTACAAGTGAAAATATAATACCTGCAACTATAACTCCGAAGAAAGAATCATTAAAGGTTAAAAAACCTAAAATCATAAAATTTCAAGGTCCCTCGGACTCTTACG
Coding sequences:
- the TBLA0J01510 gene encoding uncharacterized protein (similar to Saccharomyces cerevisiae ADL119W (Scer_YGOB_ADL119W); ancestral locus Anc_7.195); this encodes MSVAKPKLVIPIPDTRFESTFRRKLDKELNKNNVNSNSIIKDERVRKLLCLGKVICRDVIFMPFVQGMFMCGAFILIKPWLLKLLRNGKNIGRNFVELFGGQRRVRD
- the TIM44 gene encoding protein translocase subunit TIM44 (similar to Saccharomyces cerevisiae TIM44 (YIL022W); ancestral locus Anc_7.196), whose amino-acid sequence is MLRSRSLIQRNALHPSKLLISSFHSYPVVLQSNDSNKTPIQIFRETFKQEWEKSATLQDQIKTLTDASDRINQSDAFKKAKDAYKNVSNQTTILSKTISKTGTKLNDAALKAWDSDLAQKTKLAAKKLDDSFEPVRNTKIYKDVSEVIDDKDNSYKYGGFISKEERRSKRISDLQTGKRMKPIKSNDEAGTALIATDLKSKESINEKLNDFKEKTVVGQTMTSIKTKVWDENDNPLIVGMRKVTGVFNRFFAETESSRVLTQFKLIDPNFNNESFLRSLREYIIPEVLEAYIKGDEKILKNWFSEAPYNVYSAQQKELRKQKIFSDGRVLDIRGVDIVTAKMLPPQDIPVIVVSCRAQEINIYKKFNVEKQTNDIVAGHDSNILMSTYAMVFTRDPEQLDNDETEGWKILEFVRGGSRKFT
- the RPB3 gene encoding DNA-directed RNA polymerase II core subunit RPB3 (similar to Saccharomyces cerevisiae RPB3 (YIL021W); ancestral locus Anc_7.194); translation: MSEEGPQIKIREATKDNVDFILSNIDMALANSLRRVMIAEIPTLAIDSVEVEMNTTVLADEFISHRLGLIPLQSADIDQLEYCRDCFCEDHCDKCSVVLTLQAVGESESTTNVYAKDLVIVSNLLGRNIGHPIIQDKEGNGVLICKLRKGQELKMTCVAKKGIAKEHAKWGATAAIEYEYDPWNKLKHTDYWYENDPLKEWPHSKNCQYEDPPTEGELFDYKAKANTFYMNVEAVGSITTDQVIIRGIDTLQKKTAGILLALSQMEQEKVNFGTGTQDNNDLHQQDDHMGMSNGNDASYGNYMGSNNDGMMNGGGNNIQGGYQNNMGPNGYSDSW
- the HIS6 gene encoding 1-(5-phosphoribosyl)-5- ((5-phosphoribosylamino)methylideneamino)imidazole-4-carboxamide isomerase HIS6 (similar to Saccharomyces cerevisiae HIS6 (YIL020C); ancestral locus Anc_7.193), with the protein product MTRYIACIHLHNGQVDDIKDGNSMNNEKLITNINSAIYYVKLFAKYNCIGSHIIKLGDNNDALAQLVLKTVPNFFQIGGDINEFNCEYWLKWANKIIINTWLFNDDDEFSFKRLEKISNLVGRDKIVVDLSCRKIADGSWIVTKDKWQTLTDIELSEEFFNEISIYANEFLIHAADIEGMCKGIDENLVYHLYKWTRNLPMNQFKIVYGGGAHDITDLALVERLSQGRIDLSIGNSLDIFGGNLIILKNVANGIKIMKR
- the MET28 gene encoding Met28p (similar to Saccharomyces cerevisiae MET28 (YIR017C); ancestral locus Anc_7.122), producing the protein MSYPPVPSNPANPIDTNPIGANPIGSINSVNPVGSVSADLESVFALEFAEFSSSLALSSFELDPRFFSYGGESHHYQTRAAHVTPQSQVDKLNQGQNGSHNHVSPLGYVPRDVSPASSVDDEPQQQSNVAAQKLREKRQKNLEASARFRIKRKKKLQDNFRKLDDLKRLIARLNDQINVLNDENIYWKQQLSAIHEKKSRDLLENIRNGV